Proteins encoded in a region of the Mycolicibacterium duvalii genome:
- the rraA gene encoding ribonuclease E activity regulator RraA, translating into MTVHPRPTADLVDDIGPDVRSCDLQLRQFGGRAEFAGRITTVQCFQDNALLKSVLSEPGDGGVLVIDGAGSLHTALVGDVIAELGRSNGWSGLIIHGAVRDASTLRTLDIGIKALGTNPRKSTKTGQGQRDVAVEFGGVVFTPGDIAYSDDDGVVVVAADD; encoded by the coding sequence GTGACTGTGCACCCGCGTCCGACCGCTGACCTCGTCGACGACATCGGCCCCGACGTCCGCAGCTGCGACCTGCAGTTGCGGCAGTTCGGCGGGCGGGCAGAGTTCGCCGGCCGGATCACCACTGTGCAGTGCTTTCAGGACAACGCGCTGCTGAAGTCCGTGCTCTCCGAGCCGGGCGACGGCGGCGTGCTGGTCATCGACGGCGCGGGCTCCCTGCACACCGCCCTCGTCGGTGATGTGATCGCCGAGTTGGGCCGGTCCAACGGCTGGTCGGGTCTGATCATCCACGGCGCTGTGCGCGACGCGTCCACACTGCGCACGCTCGACATCGGCATCAAGGCCCTGGGCACCAATCCGCGTAAGAGCACCAAGACCGGCCAGGGGCAGCGCGACGTCGCCGTCGAGTTCGGCGGGGTGGTTTTCACCCCCGGCGACATCGCCTACAGCGACGACGACGGGGTTGTGGTCGTCGCCGCAGACGACTAG
- a CDS encoding Rv3852 family protein, which produces MAEQPDGPEERPDAATPQPDPPAPPVKKTPARKTPAKKTPAKKAPAKKTPAKKAPAKKSVAKKAPPAKKVVPPATEDAVTSAAREAAAQAKSTVATASNAISAPVAAPAEPSSSRLPVTVAVVTGLLALIVVLLAARRAGGQADD; this is translated from the coding sequence ATGGCAGAGCAGCCGGATGGGCCAGAGGAACGGCCGGACGCCGCGACCCCGCAGCCCGATCCGCCGGCCCCGCCGGTGAAGAAGACCCCGGCCAGGAAGACTCCTGCGAAGAAGACACCGGCCAAGAAAGCGCCGGCCAAGAAGACTCCGGCGAAGAAAGCGCCGGCCAAGAAGTCCGTCGCCAAGAAGGCACCGCCGGCGAAGAAGGTCGTCCCTCCGGCCACCGAGGACGCGGTGACCTCAGCCGCCAGAGAGGCTGCCGCACAAGCCAAGTCGACGGTGGCCACGGCGAGCAACGCGATCTCGGCGCCGGTCGCCGCGCCGGCCGAGCCGTCTTCGTCACGGCTACCGGTGACCGTCGCCGTGGTGACCGGACTGCTGGCGCTGATCGTGGTGCTGCTGGCCGCCCGCCGCGCCGGCGGTCAGGCCGACGACTGA
- a CDS encoding CopD family protein, producing the protein MTRPRAVAGAALVAVVTCLTAWALAYPAAPLGATVVRAVALGAAVTTLGLAVVPALDTGRYRAELRRRAAAPLVVAAAVWLVAELARVLTSTASAAGTPVLTVGWHTAADFLATTSAGRAALLTIAAAALVVALAVLAPVPGPAGAVVAGAAAVGLVGHSVSGHLAGDPVGSVAVAGHTLAAALWCGALAALSLTVEHRGQWSRVLPRFSQLSLWCVIALLAAGVTAAAIQLPSAGALFSTGYGRVLTLKVVCTAVLLTLAWRHRSVWVPAARGHRSTAALSRRRAVLELAVMAVALAAAATLAVTG; encoded by the coding sequence GTGACCCGACCCCGCGCGGTGGCCGGCGCCGCGCTGGTCGCCGTGGTGACATGCCTGACGGCCTGGGCGCTGGCGTACCCCGCCGCACCGCTGGGTGCGACGGTGGTGCGGGCGGTGGCCCTCGGCGCGGCGGTGACGACGCTCGGACTGGCGGTGGTGCCGGCACTCGACACCGGCCGGTACCGCGCCGAACTCCGCCGGCGCGCCGCCGCACCGCTGGTCGTCGCTGCAGCGGTCTGGCTGGTCGCCGAACTGGCGCGGGTCCTGACCAGCACCGCTTCCGCGGCCGGCACACCGGTTCTGACTGTCGGCTGGCACACCGCCGCCGACTTCCTGGCGACCACGTCGGCCGGGCGGGCCGCGTTGCTCACGATCGCCGCCGCGGCACTCGTCGTCGCGCTCGCGGTGCTGGCTCCGGTGCCGGGGCCCGCCGGTGCCGTCGTCGCCGGAGCCGCGGCCGTCGGTCTCGTCGGGCATTCGGTCAGCGGGCACCTGGCCGGTGATCCGGTGGGCAGCGTCGCGGTGGCCGGTCACACGCTGGCGGCGGCGCTGTGGTGCGGTGCCCTGGCCGCGCTCTCGCTGACCGTCGAGCACCGGGGTCAGTGGTCGCGGGTGCTGCCGCGCTTCTCGCAGCTGTCCCTGTGGTGTGTGATCGCGCTGTTGGCCGCCGGCGTGACGGCCGCAGCCATCCAATTGCCTTCAGCCGGAGCGCTTTTCAGCACCGGCTATGGACGCGTGCTGACCTTGAAGGTGGTGTGCACCGCGGTGTTGCTGACCCTGGCCTGGCGCCATCGCAGCGTGTGGGTGCCCGCGGCGCGGGGACACCGCAGCACGGCGGCGCTGTCGCGACGCCGAGCCGTCCTCGAGCTCGCGGTGATGGCGGTGGCGCTGGCGGCAGCCGCGACGCTGGCCGTGACGGGTTGA
- a CDS encoding copper resistance CopC family protein: MSTVAAPRFLLAALAAAVLLVTAGATAGPAWAHAALVGTDPAADAEVARPPARVSATFSETMQPQFAAMTVVGPDGAQWGDGEPRVDDTVISVGIRAGAPAGEYTVNYRATSADGHVVNGSWSFRANADAPGSATAAPPPPDAPPVDDASGDGLPVWPFLAAGAVVITLGAAWAVRRQR; encoded by the coding sequence ATGAGCACGGTGGCAGCACCACGCTTCCTGCTCGCCGCGCTGGCGGCGGCCGTGCTGCTGGTCACCGCCGGCGCCACCGCCGGACCCGCGTGGGCGCACGCCGCGCTGGTCGGCACCGACCCGGCCGCGGACGCCGAGGTGGCACGGCCGCCGGCACGCGTCAGCGCGACGTTCAGCGAGACCATGCAGCCGCAGTTCGCGGCGATGACCGTGGTCGGCCCAGACGGCGCGCAGTGGGGCGACGGGGAACCCCGGGTCGACGACACCGTGATCAGCGTCGGGATCCGGGCCGGCGCCCCGGCCGGCGAGTACACGGTCAACTATCGCGCCACCTCCGCCGACGGCCACGTCGTCAATGGGTCGTGGTCATTCCGGGCCAACGCTGACGCACCCGGTTCGGCGACGGCGGCACCGCCGCCTCCGGACGCTCCCCCGGTCGACGACGCCTCCGGTGACGGGCTCCCGGTGTGGCCTTTCCTGGCGGCGGGCGCGGTGGTGATCACCCTCGGCGCTGCATGGGCGGTCCGGCGCCAGCGGTGA
- a CDS encoding DUF6474 family protein — protein sequence MGLFKRRKSRATRKAEARALKAKAKLEARLSAKNDARRFKAEQKAQSRALAAQLKAQRDSDRAALRVAQTQLKAAQEGKLLSPSRIRRTLTVTRLLAPVAVPLVYRASIAARGLVDERRADKLGIPLSQLGQFSGHGAGLSARIAGAEQSLQVLTEKKPKDSETRQFVAAVTERLGELAAAVTAAENMPSARRRAAHAAIAEQLDGIDADLMARLGVS from the coding sequence ATGGGTCTGTTCAAGCGACGCAAGTCCCGCGCTACCCGCAAGGCCGAAGCTCGCGCGCTCAAGGCCAAGGCCAAGCTCGAGGCCCGGCTGTCGGCCAAGAACGACGCACGTCGGTTCAAGGCCGAACAGAAGGCCCAGTCGCGGGCGCTGGCAGCGCAGTTGAAAGCCCAGCGCGACAGTGACCGCGCCGCACTGCGGGTGGCACAGACCCAGCTCAAGGCCGCTCAAGAGGGGAAGTTGCTCTCCCCCAGCCGCATCCGCCGCACGCTGACGGTGACCCGACTCCTGGCCCCGGTGGCGGTACCGCTGGTGTACCGGGCCTCGATCGCCGCGCGCGGGCTGGTCGACGAGCGTCGTGCCGACAAGCTGGGCATCCCGCTCAGTCAGCTCGGGCAGTTCTCCGGGCACGGTGCCGGATTGTCGGCGCGGATCGCCGGTGCCGAGCAGTCGCTGCAGGTGCTGACCGAGAAGAAGCCCAAAGACAGCGAGACCCGTCAATTCGTCGCCGCGGTCACCGAACGGCTTGGCGAGCTCGCCGCTGCCGTCACCGCCGCCGAGAACATGCCATCGGCCCGCCGCCGCGCCGCCCACGCCGCGATCGCCGAACAGCTCGACGGAATCGACGCCGACCTGATGGCGCGGCTCGGAGTGTCATGA
- a CDS encoding ImmA/IrrE family metallo-endopeptidase encodes MPASRRVTRAVSEVLDLAPRHGEITLPRLVQAVSEDRGRPIELTTAELPAGVCGQWRQYNDHDVFLIQEGLPAWDRTLAHELGHLVLGHEGIPVAQAARESTELATSDLIGYMLNQRTGCMGPNGEDLEQEAEDFAALLIFRLGRLPSDRASIVQVRLGEAFG; translated from the coding sequence ATGCCTGCGAGCCGACGCGTCACCCGCGCGGTCAGCGAGGTACTGGATCTGGCCCCGCGGCACGGCGAGATCACGTTGCCACGGCTGGTGCAGGCGGTCAGCGAGGACCGTGGCCGACCGATCGAACTCACCACCGCAGAACTCCCGGCCGGGGTCTGCGGGCAATGGCGGCAGTACAACGACCACGACGTGTTCCTGATCCAGGAGGGACTGCCCGCCTGGGACCGCACGCTGGCCCACGAGCTGGGTCATCTGGTGCTCGGGCACGAGGGCATCCCGGTGGCGCAGGCCGCGCGGGAGAGCACCGAACTCGCCACCTCCGACCTGATCGGTTACATGCTCAATCAGCGCACGGGGTGCATGGGTCCCAACGGTGAGGACCTCGAGCAGGAAGCCGAGGACTTCGCGGCGCTGCTGATCTTCCGGCTGGGACGGTTGCCGTCGGATCGGGCGTCGATCGTGCAAGTGCGCCTCGGAGAGGCATTTGGTTGA
- a CDS encoding helix-turn-helix domain-containing protein, producing the protein MSNTFAARLNRLFDTVYPPGRGPHTSAEVIAALKAEGVTMSAPYLSQLRSGNRTNPSMATMAALANFFRIKPAYFTDDEYYEKLDKELTLLAGMRDEGVRRIAARTVGLSAEAKQDIVQKVDELRRRENLD; encoded by the coding sequence ATGAGCAATACGTTTGCCGCTCGCTTGAACCGCCTGTTCGACACCGTCTACCCGCCCGGACGTGGTCCGCACACCTCCGCCGAAGTGATCGCTGCACTGAAGGCCGAGGGCGTGACGATGTCCGCGCCGTACCTGTCGCAGCTGCGATCCGGCAACCGCACCAACCCGTCGATGGCGACAATGGCTGCGCTTGCCAACTTCTTCCGCATCAAACCGGCGTACTTCACTGACGACGAGTACTACGAGAAGCTCGACAAGGAGCTGACCCTGCTGGCGGGCATGCGCGACGAAGGGGTCCGGCGGATTGCCGCGCGCACCGTCGGGTTGTCCGCCGAAGCCAAGCAGGACATCGTCCAGAAGGTCGACGAGCTGCGTCGGCGCGAGAACCTCGATTAG